One stretch of Poecilia reticulata strain Guanapo linkage group LG21, Guppy_female_1.0+MT, whole genome shotgun sequence DNA includes these proteins:
- the rmdn3 gene encoding regulator of microtubule dynamics protein 3, with the protein MIISLGRNGLIGLAVGAAASLGLIGLLIYRERSRRRSQRLESRGQSAARLPDQADGAALFQEPLDAQEMEAQQQAVAAMEAVVQGLSPEQQLELRIQLDQVLSCVASLRSEVAELRGGLQDIALQIIQDVKKGVEDSQRVRRRRYVNRERTDSTSSSSIYFTASQDVGSTNEETSEGGYSTAYAESEYTDHDEDEPEPEPDSEEDEEERSCATVLTLRQEDSQEEEERELEEEEEEEEEEEEGRLWMEAEVPHGELALLLAQCDILHTGDATLKADGFQLLLDNRAEYGDSRDFLWRLARAYKDMYESAKDKQEKSSYAQKGREEAELALNYSSLDAESHKWFAVLTRLSSEHESMHSKLKSGHILKEHLDRALALSDDDPVCYYLLGRWCYEVATFDWLEKKAAAALYQSAPTASIHDALENFLKAEELRPGFSRNVRLYIAKCHKDLGNISEATNWTRLALKMPSDNDEEAYELEVQLQLLTDKQTN; encoded by the exons ATGATCATTTCGCTCGGAAGAAACGGGTTAATCGGACTCGCTGTCGGAGCTGCAGCCAGTTTGGGGTTGATTGGGCTTCTAATTTACAGAGAACGGAGCAGGAGAAGGTCCCAAAGGCTGGAATCTAGAGGCCAGTCAGCTGCAAGGCTGCCTGACCAGGCGGATGGAGCGGCGCTTTTCCAGGAGCCTCTGGATGCTCAGG AGATGGAGGCCCAGCAGCAGGCCGTGGCAGCAATGGAGGCCGTGGTGCAGGGTCTGTCcccagagcagcagctggagctccGGATCCAGCTGGACCAGGTGCTGAGCTGCGTGGCCTCGCTGCGCTCTGAGGTGGCCGAGCTCCGGGGGGGGCTGCAGGACATCGCCCTGCAGATCATCCAGGATGTCAA AAAGGGAGTGGAGGACAGTCAAAGGGTCCGACGTCGTCGCTATGTCAACAGAGAGCGGACCGACTCAACCAGCTCCAGTTCTATCTACTTTACTGCCAGCCAGGATGTGGGAAGCACCAACGAGGAGACCAGCGAAGGAGG GTACTCCACGGCCTACGCCGAGTCCGAGTACACAGACCACGATGAAGATGAGCCGGAACCGGAGCCAGACtctgaggaagacgaggaggaaaGAAGCTGTGCTACAGTCCTCACCCTCCGCCAAGAAGACTCccaagaggaagaggagagggagcttgaggaagaggaggaggaggaggaggaggaggaggagggaaggcTGTGGATGGAGGCAGAAGTTCCTCATGGAGAGCTGGCTCTGCTTTTGGCTCAGTGTGACATCCTTCACACTGGAGACGCTACTTTAAAAGCAGACggctttcagctgctgctggacaaCAGAGCAGAG TACGGAGACAGCAGGGACTTCCTCTGGAGGCTGGCTCGCGCTTACAAGGACATGTACGAGTCTGCCAAGGACAAGCAGGAGAAGTCCAGCTACGCTCAAAAAG GTCGGGAGGAGGCGGAGCTGGCTCTGAACTACAGCAGCCTGGATGCTGAGAGTCATAAGTG GTTTGCTGTGCTGACCAGACTTTCCTCAGAGCACGAGAGCATGCACAGCAAACTGAAGAGCGGCCACATCCTGAAG GAGCATCTAGATCGAGCCTTGGCCCTCAGTGATGATGACCCTGTGTGTTACTACCTGCTGGGCAGATGGTGCTATGAG GTTGCCACATTTGACTGGTTGGAGAAGAAGGCTGCTGCTGCGCTGTACCAGAGCGCCCCCACCGCCTCCATTCATGACGCCCTGGAGAACTTCCTGAAG GCGGAGGAGCTCAGACCAGGATTCTCCAGGAACGTCAGGCTTTACATCGCCAAG TGTCACAAGGATCTGGGGAACATCTCTGAGGCCACAAACTGGACCAGGCTGGCACTGAAGATGCCCTCAGACAAT GATGAAGAAGCATATGAACTGGAGGTTCAGCTTCAGCTTTTAAccgacaaacaaacaaactga
- the LOC103457985 gene encoding DNA repair protein RAD51 homolog A — MAMRGETRVEAEAEEEENXGPQPLSRLEHCGISASDIKKLEDAGFHTIEAVAYAPKKELLNIKGISEAKADKVLAEAAKLVPMGFTTATEFHQRRAEIIQISTGSKELDKLLQGGIETGSITEMFGEFRTGKTQLCHTLAVTCQLPIDQGGGEGKAMYIDTEGTFRPERLLAVADRYGLVGSDVLDNVAYARAFNTDHQTQLLYQASAMMAESRYALLIVDSATALYRTDYSGRGELSARQGHLGRFLRMLLRLADEFGVAVVITNQVVAQVDGAAMFSADPKKPIGGNILAHASTTRLYLRKGRGETRICKIYDSPCLPEAEAMFAINADGVGDAKD; from the exons ATGGCGATGAGAGGAGAGACGAGAGTGGAGGCGGAGGCRGAGGAGGAGGAGAACWWCGGCCCACAGCCTCTCTCCAGACTGGAG CACTGTGGGATTAGTGCGAGCGACATCAAGAAGCTGGAGGATGCAGGGTTCCACACCATAGAAGCAGTGGCCTATGCACCCAAGAAAGAGCTGCTCAACATCAAGGGCATCAGTGAAGCCAAAGCAGACAAAGTTTTA GCAGAAGCAGCCAAGCTGGTGCCGATGGGCTTCACTACCGCTACCGAGTTCCACCAAAGGAGAGCAGAGATCATCCAGATCTCCACTGGCTCCAAGGAGCTGGACAAATTACTGCAGG GTGGGATCGAGACGGGTTCCATCACAGAAATGTTTGGAGAGTTTCGGACCGGGAAGACCCAGCTGTGCCACACGCTGGCCGTTACCTGTCAG CTGCCAATTGATCAGGGAGGTGGAGAAGGGAAAGCAATGTACATCGACACAGAAGGAACCTTCAGACCTGAGAGACTGCTGGCTGTAGCTGACAG GTATGGGCTAGTGGGCAGCGACGTGTTGGACAACGTGGCCTACGCTCGAGCCTTCAACACAGACCACCAGACTCAGCTGCTGTATCAAGCCTCTGCCATGATGGCCGAGTCCAG GTATGCCCTGCTTATCGTGGACAGCGCCACCGCGCTGTACAGGACAGACTATTCAGGCAGAGGGGAGCTGTCGGCCAGGCAGGGGCATCTGGGGCGGTTCCTCCGCATGCTGCTCCGGTTAGCAGATGAG tTTGGGGTTGCCGTGGTAATAACCAACCAAGTGGTGGCGCAGGTCGACGGGGCAGCCATGTTTTCAGCAGATCCTAAGAAACCAATTGGTGGCAACATTTTGGCACATGCTTCCACCACAAG GCTGTACCTGAGGAAGGGCCGAGGAGAAACCAGGATCTGTAAAATCTACGACTCCCCCTGCCTGCCGGAGGCTGAAGCCATGTTTGCAATCAATGCAGATGGCGTTGGAGATGCCAAGGACTGA
- the LOC103457989 gene encoding uncharacterized protein LOC103457989 codes for MSRHAGIQTPVQDRGSSPPLPSDHVLGSGAVWFPGVFDQHGCPLIIFPADGQDRLLKLSKAEVVDFIHYFHALLNKKQEKQSLVSVVADLRQASPATTRFITETLVLLEEHKRSVHSVYIIQPKRKDVAKLLLKHLVGSKSCDASFRNILLKEIPELWNSIDRSQLPASLGGYFLYCHRSWVSFMKEIDGFVQEFLSVVQRLPSCIATLQALSRLPLPSSLSQLQHFCSTNEATFLQLRRELGLDELLKHCEAVCEKLRHPDREPCYQAMAGTPFFTQTAFDMLQNHSRITAAVEKVELLWQQAFAKAHLQLQVLQLSNNGLQIIVKMESLQEKLQPYRMEMAKDSTTAALLLSEFETSISTPAMALIRCAEDVIHTLEEISPVKSWHEESWALELERQKENLHSTVRVVLQTLRAVSSCHHYYNKADRWYRLVLSDRFLPELLSGVHEEQQINSLGTIPAWRQRLSTFLRKNPPPEMEELLHLSRLSTSIPDNEVQQASRRLSQRCMILRTLLMSSGPVSVEQLQLALQWQYEMLHGNLNFELCLNHSNEDKESSERDHAVCESGLEAGSHPAALLSAAAVGPASADWSAQLEASGGKDEVENFQKLTRISDPTMAAPGQPSKQEEGNFSAEGSEVSRKLGSALPANFSSASIQIIPKVEAESLNLEIMVKRSAAPPTNPWLSLPVDDLENSYTVTVTPKPTPQKKQSPECSGVGVQEGGSSQRFTHTEALSCMKLQHSCEDDPELSPISNVLSSTITDGRDTEAPTFLWDSYDLHEEKPEADSMIDLSSTDWEVKEQENLREVERILNQAGGILEEEENVLAQEAELDALLRDGDGKDLWPQWGSNQQLHQGSTDLVDVDGSRQQLSQTDSMTDSDACSDAADDFCSDKQLTGRLDLLDKKRHGHVPDQLLKIQELKLSQQPSEGVASTSPHPPGLHTNREAFWLQLEKREEIEKTFYEAPGHEDIAPESGEDSELLSETGCSAADGAVGENPPLSEGLDVGDTSRVSSFWDLKESSVDVQPPIVCGKELNEKQLTTELMPHDGEFDPGGKLLPLPVSEPETASLPLNGHPAEHEKASGPAPAQPAYHPQLHLKPDAPRKVATDCGKGFLYPNVKEHMNNNNNNHLVHGNEKAVSEVTNAEKADSSTVPAWKDEQQAEADLQPVPLMAPIQPLDFDPGGGEDDHPDGVLSSDSDHVTQRVQTQFREDYNIQITDFNVPIVLDMGSGLMKAGFANQDLPNITFPTIIGVPKYEEIMSGAVEKELYVGHDAQHMRGVLTLNHPIKNGIICNWDEMEKMWQYTFQQLCVDPEEHPVLLTEAAMNPLENRRRMVEIMFENFGVPLAYVAMQAVLALYAAGRTTGVVFDSGEGVSHSVPVFEGYSLPHAVQRFPLAGLDVTLQLKKLLQEQGVCMRTTAEDEIVREMKEKCCCVALNYEAELNPRSSSCREMQYTMPDGQIVAMGTERFRAPEILFNPDMIGRDHPGIHESIFKSILRSDIDLRRSFLGNIILSGGNTLLPGLPERLQAEVKSLVPADMRVNVCVTSPKDRRFLVWSGGAVLANLSTFNSAWISRGEYEEYGPQIVFRKCF; via the exons ATGAGCCGCCACGCAG GCATTCAGACGCCGGTGCAGGACCGCGGCTCCTCTCCACCGCTGCCCTCAGACCATGTGCTGGGTTCTGGAGCTGTCTGGTTCCCTG GTGTGTTTGACCAGCATGGCTGCCCTCTCATCATATTCCCAGCGGATGGTCAGGACAGGCTTTTGAAGCTCAGCAAAGCAGAAGTTGTGGACTTCATCCATTACTTCCATGCCTTGCTCAA TAAGAAGCAGGAGAAGCAGAGTCTAGTGTCTGTGGTTGCTGATCTGAGGCAGGCGTCACCAGCAACCACCAGGTTCATCACAGAGACTCTGGTCCTCCTGGAG GAACACAAGCGATCCGTCCACAGTGTTTACATCATTCAGCCCAAAAGGAAGGATGTAGCAAAGCTCTTGCTAAAGCACCTGGTCGGGTCAAAGTCCTGCGATGCGTCTTTCAGG AATATCCTCCTGAAAGAAATCCCAGAGCTGTGGAACTCCATCGACCGGAGTCAGCTGCCAGCTTCTCTGGGGGGTTACTTTCTGTACTGCCACCGTAGCTGGGTTAGCTTCATGAAG GAGATTGATGGCTTCGTTCAGGAGTTCCTGTCAGTGGTGCAGCGTTTGCCGTCGTGCATCGCCACGCTGCAGGCTCTGTCCAGGCTGCCGCTGCCCTCCAGCCTCAGCCAGCTCCAGCACTTCTGCAGCACAAATGAAGCAACGTTCCTGCAGCTTAGGAG ggagCTGGGCTTGGACGAGCTGCTGAAGCATTGTGAGGCTGTGTGTGAGAAGCTGCGCCACCCTGACAGAGAGCCATGCTACCAGGCCATGGCTGGCACCCCCTTCTTTACCCAGACGGCCTTTGACATGCTGCAGAACCACAGCAG aaTCACTGCAGCTGTGGAGAAAGTGGAGCTGCTGTGGCAGCAGGCCTTTGCTAAGGCccatctgcagctgcaggtgttGCAGCTGAGCAACAACGGTCTGCAG ATTATTGTGAAGATGGAATCTCTTCAAGAGAAGCTACAACCGTACAGAATGGAGATGGCTAAGGATTCTACAACGGCAGCTTTGCTGCTGTCTGAATTTGAAACGTCCATTTCCACTCCAGCTATG GCTCTGATTCGCTGTGCTGAAGATGTGATCCACACGTTAGAGGAGATCTCTCCGGTGAAGTCATGGCATGAGGAGAGCTGGGCTCTGGAGTTGGAGAGGCAGAAGGAGAACCTTCACTCCACTGTCCGGGTCGTCCTCCAGACCCTCAGGGCTGTGTCCAGCTGCCATCACTACTACAACAAG GCCGACAGGTGGTACAGGCTGGTCCTCAGTGACCGCTTCCTCCCAGAGCTCCTCTCAGGAGTTCATGAAGAGCAACAGATCAACAGTTTGGGGACAATCCCTGCGTGGAGGCAAAGACTTTCCACGTTCCTGAGGAAGAATCCTCCTCCAGAAATGGAGGAACTACTTCACCTGTCCCGTCTGTCCACTTCCATCCCAGATAATGAGGTGCAACAGGCGAGCAGACGCCTTTCCCAGAG GTGCATGATTCTGAGGACGCTCCTGATGTCCTCTGGACCAGTGTCAGTGGAGCAGCTTCAGCTCGCCCTCCAGTGGCAATATGAGATGCTGCATGGAAATCTGAACTTTGAACTTTGTCTAAATCATTCGAATGAAGACAAAGAGTCGTCTGAGCGGGACCATGCAGTCTGTGAAAGCGGACTGGAAGCAGGGAGTCATCCTGCCGCGTTGCTCTCAGCTGCCGCTGTCGGGCCGGCGTCGGCGGATTGGAGCGCCCAGCTGGAGGCTTCAGGAGGAAAAGATGAAGTGGAGAATTTCCAGAAATTAACTAGGATCTCTGATCCAACGATGGCTGCCCCAGGACAGCCCAGCAAGCAGGAGGAAGGTAACTTCAGCGCTGAAGGAAGTGAGGTCAGCAGAAAGCTTGGCTCCGCCCTCCCAGCAAACTTCTCCAGCGCTAGCATCCAGATTATCCCTAAAGTAGAGGCAGAATCCCTGAACTTGGAGATCATGGTGAAGCGCTCCGCTGCCCCCCCCACCAATCCCTGGCTTAGCTTGCCAGTGGATGATTTGGAAAATTCATACACAGTCACCGTTACCCCAAAGCCCACTCCCCAGAAGAAGCAGAGTCCTGAGTGCAGTGGAGTGGGGGTGCAGGAGGGAGGGTCTTCACAAcgcttcacacacacagaggctcTGAGCTGCATGAAGCTGCAGCACTCTTGTGAAGATGATCCTGAACTCAGCCCCATCAGTAACGTTCTGTCCAGCACCATCACTGACGGGAGAGACACAGAGGCCCCCACCTTCCTTTGGGACTCCTATGACCTGCATGAGGAAAAACCAGAAGCAGACAG catGATTGATCTGTCATCAACCGACTGGGAGGTAAAGGAGCAGGAGAATCTGAGAGAGGTGGAGAGAATATTAAACCAGGCTGGAGGGATCCTGGAG GAGGAGGAGAATGTTTTGGCTCAGGAAGCCGAGCTGGACGCTCTGCTGCGAGACGGAGATGGGAAGGATCTGTGGCCACAGTGGGGCAGTAACCAGCAGCTGCACCAG GGCTCCACTGATCTGGTGGATGTTGATGGTAGCCGGCAGCAGCTCAGTCAGACCGACTCTATGACGGACAGCGACGCCTGTTCAGACGCTGCTGATGATTTCTGCTCAGACAAACAGCTGACCGGCAGACTGGACCTGCTGGATAAGAAGAGGCATGGCCATGTCCCCGATCAGCTTCTCAAAATCCAGGAGCTGAAGCTCAGCCAGCAACCTTCAGAGGGTGTTGCTTCCACCTCGCCACATCCACCAGGCCTTCACACAAACAGGGAAGCTTTCTGGTTACAACTGGAGAAAAGGGAAGAGATTGAGAAGACCTTTTATGAAGCACCTGGTCATGAGGACATAGCTCCAGAGTCTGGAGAGGACTCTGAGCTCCTGTCAGAGACTGGATGCAGCGCTGCAGACGGTGCTGTTGGAGAGAACCCACCGCTGTCTGAGGGTCTTGACGTTGGTGACACTAGTAGAGTTTCTAGTTTCTGGGATTTGAAGGAATCTTCTGTGGATGTCCAACCGCCGATTGTCTGTGGGAAAGAGCTGAATGAAAAGCAATTGACTACTGAACTGATGCCACATGATGGAGAGTTTGATCCAGGAGGAAAACTCCTTCCGCTTCCCGTTTCGGAGCCAGAAACTGCTTCACTTCCTTTGAATGGTCACCCAGCTGAACATGAAAAGGCGTCTGGTCCAGCTCCAGCCCAACCTGCTTATCATCCTCAACTTCATTTAAAGCCTGATGCACCCAGAAAGGTGGCTACAGACTGCGGGAAGGGCTTTCTCTATCCCAATGTTAAAGAACacatgaacaacaacaacaataaccaTTTAGTCCATGGAAATGAAAAGGCAGTTTCTGAAGTGACTAATGCAGAGAAAGCGGATTCCTCCACGGTGCCTGCTTGGAAAGATGAGCAGCAAGCAGAAGCAGACCTGCAGCCAGTCCCCCTGATGGCTCCCATTCAGCCACTGGACTTTGAcccaggaggaggagaagacgACCATCCTGATGGCGTTCTGAGCTCTGACTCGGACCATGTGACACAGAGAGTTCAGACCCAGTTTAGGGAGGATTACAATATCCAG ATTACAGATTTCAATGTCCCCATCGTGCTGGATATGGGATCCGGTTTGATGAAAGCAGGATTTGCGAATCAAGACCTGCCAAACATTACATTCCCAACAATAATTGGAGTCCCAAAATATGAG GAGATAATGAGTGGGGCCGTGGAGAAGGAGCTCTACGTTGGTCATGATGCTCAGCACATGAGGGGGGTTCTGACTTTGAATCACCCCATAAAGAATGGGATCATTTGCAACTGGGATGAGAtggaaaaa ATGTGGCAGTACACATTCCAGCAGCTGTGTGTGGACCCTGAGGAACATCCTGTTCTGCTGACTGAAGCAGCCATGAACCCTCTGGAGAACCGGCGGCGCATGGTGGAGATCATGTTTGAGAACTTTGGTGTTCCGTTGGCCTATGTGGCCATGCAGGCAGTACTTGCACTCTATGCAGCAGGGAGAACCACTG GGGTGGTGTTTGACTCTGGAGAAGGCGTGAGTCACAGTGTTCCTGTGTTTGAGGGCTACAGTTTACCTCATGCAGTCCAGCGCTTCCCTTTGGCCGGTCTTGATGTCACATTGCAGCTTAAAAAG CTCCTGCAGGAACAGGGCGTCTGCATGCGCACAACGGCAGAAGATGAGATTGTGAGGGAGATGAAGGAGAAGTGCTGCTGTGTCGCATTAAATTATGAAGCTGAGCTGAACCCGAGGAGTTCGTCCTGCAGAGAAATGCAGTACACCATGCCGGATGGCCAGATCGTTGCCATGGGCACCGAAAGATTCAG GGCACCTGAGATTCTGTTTAATCCTGATATGATTGGACGGGATCATCCTGGGATACATGAGAGCATCTTCAAGTCAATCCTCAGGTCAGACATTGACTTGCGGCGCAGCTTCCTGGGCAACATTATTCTTTCAG GTGGGAATACTCTGTTGCCAGGCTTGCCTGAGCGCCTCCAGGCTGAGGTGAAGAGCCTGGTGCCAGCAGACATGAGGGTGAATGTCTGCGTCACCAGCCCCAAAGACAGACGCTTCCTGGTGTGGAGTGGCGGTGCGGTTCTGGCCAACCTGTCTACCTTCAACTCTGCATGGATCAGCCGGGGAGAGTATGAGGAATACGGGCCACAGATTGTCTTCAGAAAGTGTTTCTGA